The Pseudoalteromonas rubra region CACAGGTAAACAAAAACTGGTTGCCAGTGATGGCCGTGTTGCACAGTTTAACCGCCGCTTTAAGAATCTGGCTGGTAAAAAAGGATAATCACCATGAAAGTACTCAGCTCGCTAAAAAGTGCCAAGTCTCGTCCAGGCTGTCAGGTAGTTAAGCGTCGTGGTCGTGTGTATGTGATCTGCAAGGATAACCCGCGCTTTAAAGCTGTTCAGGGCAAGAAGAAAAAGCGCTAACTAAAAAGTTTAATACAGTCGGCTCGTGAGCAGCCGGCTGCCTGCAACGCCCGCCAGCATCACTCACCAGCGACATGAAACAAGCAACTGCAGCCGACTTATGCAGCTGGCTGGTTTCCAGTTCCCCCAAATATCACTGTGGTCATAGCCCAGCGCCATAGGCTCCCATGTACAACGACACGGCAGTCCGTATTCAGCCTTGCAACCACCGCCCTTGAGCAAAGTAAAAGTTTGTAAACATTAACGGTACATTAAATCAAAACTAACAACCGGGGTCTACGCTGAAAGAGAAACAACAAAAAAGGACCTGTAATTATGGTAAAAACTGCACATCAACGTACTCCTTCTGACGTCACCGTAGACATGAACCCCATGCTGGATATCGTATTTATCCTGCTGATTTTCTTTATTGTCACCGCCAGTTTTGTCAGAGAAAGCGCCCTGCCGCTCAACCGGACGGATCAAGCGGTCACCTCTGTGGTGCCCAGCCTGACGCCGGTATTTTCAATCGATGCTAAGAATCAAATCTACCTGAACAATCGGCAAATCGACCTCGACAGTGTCAGTATTAACATTGCCCGTCTCGGCGCAGAAGGGGATATCACCAGCATCAGTTTGCGAGCACACCCTGACAGCCAACATGCCACACTGGTTAGTGTACTCGATGCGATCAAAGCCCAGACCAGTGCGCCCGTCTCTTTGGGCGAAACACTGAAATAAACTTAACGGAGGCCCGGCAGACGTGCCGGGTCAACTCATTGTTTTGCGACCTGCACATACTTAAACCACTTTTGCTGTATACCTGCCAGCTTGCCGTTACTGCTGATCGCAGCAAAACCATCCCGATAGCGGGCCACCAGTTTGGGGTCGGAGTCAATATTAAAAGCAATACTGAGATTGGTATTAAGCTCTGTCAACTCCGCAACCTTGTTTAGGGTATTAAAGTCCATACCCGCCTTATTCGCTCGCTGCCAGATGGTTTCTTCGGTGCCCACCACCAGATCCAGGCGATCTTTTTCCAGCATTTGCAGTAATTGCTCTTCATAACTGAGCGGTTTGAGATTTGAAAACTGTTGTTTTGCCAGGTAGTGGGCAACATTAGACCCCCGCAGTACAGCCACCCGATGCTGTTTAAGCAACATCAGAGCGTCTGATTGCACGGGAAAGCGACGTTTCAGGCCCCACAAATAAATGGGGTCCGTCTGCACTTCCCCAATCCAGTGAAACAGCGGACTGCGTGCCTGAGTATGAACAATAGAGTAAATGAGCACATTTTCGGTCGTGACCGCGGTCTGATAGGCCCTTGCCCAGGGCATGACGGTAATATCCGGCACATCGC contains the following coding sequences:
- a CDS encoding ExbD/TolR family protein, whose amino-acid sequence is MVKTAHQRTPSDVTVDMNPMLDIVFILLIFFIVTASFVRESALPLNRTDQAVTSVVPSLTPVFSIDAKNQIYLNNRQIDLDSVSINIARLGAEGDITSISLRAHPDSQHATLVSVLDAIKAQTSAPVSLGETLK
- a CDS encoding substrate-binding periplasmic protein, with the protein product MKWVLFLCLALCLSTGRPASGATVQVVTEYLYPYQIKNEDGSLGGFMTEVLHALCQQVGDVPDITVMPWARAYQTAVTTENVLIYSIVHTQARSPLFHWIGEVQTDPIYLWGLKRRFPVQSDALMLLKQHRVAVLRGSNVAHYLAKQQFSNLKPLSYEEQLLQMLEKDRLDLVVGTEETIWQRANKAGMDFNTLNKVAELTELNTNLSIAFNIDSDPKLVARYRDGFAAISSNGKLAGIQQKWFKYVQVAKQ
- the ykgO gene encoding type B 50S ribosomal protein L36, producing MKVLSSLKSAKSRPGCQVVKRRGRVYVICKDNPRFKAVQGKKKKR